Proteins encoded within one genomic window of Synechococcus sp. PCC 7335:
- a CDS encoding MOSC domain-containing protein, translating to MSTLRLSNLTIYPIKSAAGIECQQATLTPQGLQYDRRWMIASAEGRFMTQRRFPKMALISVAYGGDQMKISAPGMPLLSMSIRLTAGDEIEVEVWGDRTRAIAAGPDAQNWFSQFLSTPCQLVYMPETTQRPVDHGKFGIEKVVSFADAYPYLLLSEASLNGLNQKLAAQSLAPVPMNRFRPNLVISGDIVPHAEDDWKRIRIGEAVFEVAKPCARCSIPNVDQASGDRTLEPTRTLATYRAWDKAIWFGQNLVEVDVLETNHRTTLNVGDDVEVLA from the coding sequence TGAGTGTCAGCAAGCGACACTAACGCCTCAGGGGCTGCAGTACGATCGGCGATGGATGATAGCTTCTGCTGAGGGTCGATTTATGACGCAGCGACGATTTCCCAAAATGGCCTTGATCAGCGTCGCGTACGGAGGCGATCAAATGAAGATCAGCGCGCCAGGTATGCCATTGCTGTCTATGTCTATACGCTTGACAGCCGGAGATGAGATTGAAGTAGAGGTTTGGGGCGATCGCACCAGGGCCATTGCTGCTGGCCCAGACGCACAGAACTGGTTTAGCCAGTTTCTTTCTACGCCTTGTCAGTTGGTTTATATGCCAGAGACTACGCAGCGACCAGTCGATCACGGTAAATTTGGCATAGAAAAGGTTGTCAGCTTTGCCGATGCCTACCCCTATCTACTCTTGTCGGAAGCTTCCTTAAACGGACTTAATCAAAAGCTAGCTGCTCAGAGTCTTGCCCCTGTACCGATGAATCGATTTCGGCCAAACCTGGTGATCAGTGGTGATATTGTTCCGCATGCGGAGGATGATTGGAAAAGAATTCGTATTGGAGAGGCGGTGTTTGAAGTCGCTAAACCCTGCGCTCGGTGTTCAATACCGAATGTGGATCAAGCGTCAGGCGATCGCACCCTAGAACCGACTAGAACACTAGCTACCTATCGCGCTTGGGACAAAGCTATCTGGTTTGGTCAGAACTTAGTAGAAGTAGATGTCTTAGAGACTAACCACCGCACTACATTAAATGTAGGAGATGACGTTGAAGTCCTAGCTTAA
- a CDS encoding alpha-D-glucose phosphate-specific phosphoglucomutase has protein sequence MPIKTVSTTPFDDQKPGTSGLRKQVPTFQKPNYLENFIQSTFDSLEDYQGKTLVVGGDGRYYNRPAIQTILKMAAANGIGKVLVGKGGILSTPAASCLIRKYDAIGGIILSASHNPGGPEGDFGVKYNVSNGGPAPEKVTSTIFEKSKSIREYKIADTEDIDLDSLGSSKIEGMSVEVIDSVSDYVELMKKLFDFDKISTLLKGDFSMCMDSLHAVTGPYAKQIFEQALGAKAGTVTNGEPLEDFGGGHPDPNLVYAHDLVETMFADDAPDFGAASDGDGDRNMILGNNFFVNPSDSLALIAANATLVPGYKDGLSGVARSMPTSQAADRVAEKLGLDCYETPTGWKFFGNLLDADKITICGEESFGTGSNHVREKDGLWAVLFWLNILAERQQSVEEIVTEHWKTYGRNFYSRHDYEGVDSAKANELIEGLRSQFSTLPGTTLGDYTVDYADDFSYSDPIDGSVSQKQGVRIGFTDGSRIVFRLSGTGTKGATVRLYLESYEPDDAKHHVDPQVALNPLIIIADQVSKLQELTGRDEPTVIT, from the coding sequence ATGCCTATCAAAACGGTTTCAACCACTCCATTCGACGACCAAAAGCCAGGCACCTCTGGCCTACGTAAGCAGGTTCCTACTTTCCAAAAGCCTAATTATCTTGAAAACTTTATCCAATCTACCTTTGATAGCCTTGAAGACTATCAGGGTAAAACGCTCGTCGTTGGAGGCGACGGCCGCTACTATAATCGCCCTGCTATCCAAACTATTCTAAAGATGGCCGCTGCTAATGGCATAGGCAAAGTTTTGGTTGGCAAAGGTGGCATCCTTTCTACCCCTGCCGCGTCATGCCTGATTCGTAAGTACGATGCAATTGGCGGCATTATTCTATCGGCTAGCCACAACCCAGGGGGACCTGAAGGTGATTTTGGTGTCAAATACAACGTTTCCAACGGTGGCCCCGCACCTGAGAAGGTAACTAGCACTATCTTCGAAAAGAGTAAATCTATTCGCGAATATAAGATAGCCGATACCGAAGATATCGATCTCGATAGCTTAGGCAGCAGCAAGATCGAAGGCATGTCAGTCGAGGTAATCGATTCAGTATCAGACTACGTCGAACTGATGAAAAAGCTATTTGACTTCGACAAAATTAGTACCTTGCTGAAGGGGGACTTCAGCATGTGTATGGACTCTCTACATGCGGTAACAGGTCCCTATGCGAAACAGATTTTTGAGCAGGCACTCGGTGCTAAGGCAGGCACGGTGACCAATGGCGAACCGCTAGAGGACTTTGGCGGTGGGCATCCAGATCCAAATCTGGTCTATGCGCATGATTTGGTAGAAACGATGTTCGCAGACGATGCCCCTGACTTTGGAGCGGCCTCGGATGGCGATGGCGATCGCAATATGATATTGGGCAATAACTTTTTTGTTAATCCCAGTGACAGCTTAGCTTTGATCGCAGCCAATGCGACGCTAGTGCCTGGTTACAAAGATGGCCTTTCTGGCGTCGCTCGCTCTATGCCAACGAGTCAAGCTGCTGATCGCGTGGCCGAAAAGCTCGGTCTCGATTGCTATGAAACGCCAACTGGCTGGAAGTTCTTTGGCAACTTGCTTGATGCAGACAAGATTACGATCTGCGGAGAGGAGAGTTTTGGCACCGGCTCCAACCACGTTCGGGAAAAAGATGGTCTTTGGGCAGTGCTGTTCTGGCTGAATATCTTAGCAGAGCGGCAGCAGTCGGTAGAAGAGATTGTGACCGAACATTGGAAGACATACGGACGTAATTTCTATTCTCGCCATGACTATGAAGGCGTTGATAGCGCAAAGGCGAATGAGCTGATAGAAGGATTGCGATCGCAGTTTTCTACCCTTCCCGGCACTACCCTGGGTGACTACACGGTCGACTATGCCGATGACTTCAGTTATAGCGATCCAATCGACGGCAGTGTGAGCCAAAAACAAGGTGTTCGCATCGGTTTTACCGACGGCTCCCGTATAGTCTTTCGGCTATCTGGGACTGGCACAAAAGGGGCAACCGTCCGGCTCTATCTTGAAAGCTACGAACCTGACGATGCTAAACATCATGTCGATCCTCAAGTCGCCCTAAACCCTTTGATTATCATTGCAGATCAAGTCTCTAAGCTTCAAGAACTCACCGGCCGTGATGAGCCCACTGTAATTACTTAG
- a CDS encoding CPXCG motif-containing cysteine-rich protein, whose protein sequence is MQTTAGYHCAFCGEPSTTFVDLSAGSRQSYIEDCQVCCRPNLLYVSVDEVTLEVTIQTDYQE, encoded by the coding sequence ATGCAAACAACCGCCGGATACCATTGCGCCTTTTGTGGTGAACCTAGCACTACTTTCGTTGATCTAAGTGCGGGTAGTCGTCAGTCATACATTGAAGACTGTCAGGTTTGCTGTCGACCAAATCTTCTCTATGTGTCTGTCGATGAAGTTACGTTGGAAGTGACTATTCAAACTGATTATCAAGAGTAG